Below is a genomic region from Streptomyces ferrugineus.
AGGGCCGCGGCGGCGGACGCGCCGGTGAAGATCGTGATGCCGACGAGGAAGAGCCGACGACGACCGAAGCGGTCACCGAGCGCCGCGCCGAGCATCAACAGGACGGCGAAGGTGAGTGTGTACGCACTCACCGTCCACTCCAGGTCGTGCAGCGCTCCGCCCAGGTCCTCGCGGATCGAGGGCAGTGCGGTGGTGACGACGAGGTTGTCGAGCGCGGCCATGAAGCCGGCGACGCTGGTGACGACGAGGGCCCATACGGCCCCGCCCGGACGCCCCGCCCGCACGGTGTGATCGGTCTGGTGTGACATCGCTCCCCCTGGGGTGATGCGTTCCGCTCTACGGCTTGCTGGATAGTTATTGATCACTAACTTTCACGGTCATGAAAAGGCAGGGTGAACCTCGCCACCCGACCCCTACGACCCCTCCTCGACCCGCCCCTGCGGGTCCATGCCCGCCCAGACCCGGTGCTCGGGCGGAAAACCCATGGCCACCAGGCAGTTGATGAGCATTCCGTACGCCATGAAGGTCGTCGTCTCCTCGACGTCCGCACCCAGCGGCAGATGGACGGTGTCCCACAGCCGGGTCCAGCCAGCGCGCACGACCTCGCCGAACTCGTGGTCGCCCTCCTGCTCGGCGGCCGCCACGGCGAGGTACATCTGCATCTGCATCATCAGCTGCTCGGGCTGCTCCGAGACGACCTTTCGGTAGGCGTCACCCATGGCATGCAGGGCCTCTTCGCCCTCCAGCCCATGGGATGCCTCCTCGAACATCCGTATGGTGTCCGCCACGCAGCGTTCGGCCGCCGCGAGGAAGATCGCCTTCTTGCCCGGGAAGAGCCGGAAGAGATACGGCTGCGAGACGCCGACCCGCTTGGCGATCGCCTCGGTGGACGTGCCGTAGTAGCCGCCGCGCGCGAACTCGGTCGTCGCCGCGCGGATGACGCTCTCGCGCCTCTCCTCTGCGCTCATCCTGGCCATGAAAGCAAGTTAGTACTCAATCACTAACTAGGCAAGAGGTGCGGTTGGAGAATGTGTCATCGGCCGGGATGTGTAAGAGGCGCCCCACCATTGAGGGCGCCTCTTACACATGCCGCTCACGAGAGCTGTACGACCGCCCGCGACATGCCGAGCACCTTGCGGCCCTCACTGACCACGGTCAGGTCCACCCGGACCTTGTTGTCGTCGAGCTTGGCCGCGACCTTGCCGCTGACCTCGATCGTGGTGCCCTGGTCGTCGTTCGGCACGACGACGGGCTTGGTGAAGCGGACGCCGTACTCGACGACCGCCGCCGGGTCGCCGGTCCAGTCGGTGACCACACGGATCGCC
It encodes:
- a CDS encoding MaoC family dehydratase, which encodes MTAKIAYGDVEVGTELPAQGFPVTRATLVQYAGASGDFNPIHWNEKFAKEVGLPDVIAHGMFTMAEAIRVVTDWTGDPAAVVEYGVRFTKPVVVPNDDQGTTIEVSGKVAAKLDDNKVRVDLTVVSEGRKVLGMSRAVVQLS
- a CDS encoding TetR/AcrR family transcriptional regulator encodes the protein MARMSAEERRESVIRAATTEFARGGYYGTSTEAIAKRVGVSQPYLFRLFPGKKAIFLAAAERCVADTIRMFEEASHGLEGEEALHAMGDAYRKVVSEQPEQLMMQMQMYLAVAAAEQEGDHEFGEVVRAGWTRLWDTVHLPLGADVEETTTFMAYGMLINCLVAMGFPPEHRVWAGMDPQGRVEEGS